The Anaplasma platys genome segment AGCAGAGAACATGCCATAGATTTGGGGTTTGTGGCTGTTGATACAGTAAGTGGCACAGTATCTGACCTACTGCAATATTTGAAGCATGAGGCATGTGGGTCAAGGGTTCTTTACGTGCGAGGGACTCACACATCATATGCCCTGTGCAGCAGTGCCGTGCAACTTGATGTGAGTTTAGAAGAAGTGGTGTTATATGGCACTGATGAGAGTAGCGGACTCAGTGCAAAGTGCTCCCACTTGCTATCCTCAGGGGGTATATCTGGAATTCTTTTTTACTCTACAAGGACCGCAGAAATTTTTATGGAGCTGGCTGCAAGCAATCAACAGCAAGGACATTTATGCCATATTAAGGCGTATACAATAAGCCCAAGGGCAAAACAAGTGCTTAGGGATTATGGTTGGAAAGAAATTTTGGTTTCGGAACATCCCACAGAAGTGTCGCTGTTTGAATTGTTGCTACACAAAGCAAGATAATACTTAAACATTGACCGTATTGTGCTGCGTCAGCGGCTAAGGGGTTTATTTTTCACCTAGGGTGTTTTTATTGGACGAAAAATAGTGGACCTGTGCCACGGAAGAGGATACTTAACGGGTGTTACGGGCAAGAGAAGAGATATGTTAAGCTTGTGGTTGTCTAGATTTAATATTGCCCTAAGGGGAGGGGTTTTCTTATCAGTTGCAGTCTTTATCTTTGTGCTGCCGGATGTTCATGCTGCAAAGAAGGGAGCTATAGTGGGGTTATTGTCCACCAAGTCGTCCACCTACGTAGGGGAATATCGTACTGCCGTCGACGTTAGGAATGTGCTTCTCAAGCTGGGGGCCAAGAAGGTTGTTATTATAGATTACAACGCTATTACCAAGTCTTTGGGCGGAAACAACATAGATTCCACAAGCCTGTACAAACATTTGAATGAGTTTTTGTTGAAGAATAAGATCGACAGGATATTTATTCCCGGAAACTACTACAACATAAACAGTGCTCCATTGCCTCCCGGGCCGCATAGGCAGATGGTTACTGATGCAGTAGTGAGAGTGATGAAAGATCGCCCTAATTTAAAACTTCTTGCAATCTGTGGTGGGCTACAGGGGGTTTTGCATGCACAAGGTGTCAGTATCAAGAGGGTGCAGAGCATCCTCAACTCTTCGGAAATGGCGGAGTCGCACCTGTCTTCTGTTAATCATCCCAGGGAGCCTGGTGCATCGTTATTAAGGGTGGAGGCTGTTCCTGGCAGCGCTCTAGCAAAAATAGTTGAAAGGGTGCGCGATCCTGAAGACGCCACCCTTAGATTCTATGTTCCTGATATGCACAGGGAAGGAGTGGACACCAGCGTTGAAAACATGGAGCGATTGCGAGCTCTTGGATATAGAGTATCTGCAATGGCAGATGATGGGATCATCGAAGGGTTGGAGGATGCTCGGGGCAATATGCTCCTTCAGATGCATCCAGAGTTTTTGCTGGTGAATGCCAGTAAAAAAATAGGTAAGAACCCTGAAGTTGACATATCAATAAAGATAGCAAATGATATTATTGGTTACTTCCTTTCAGACTCCAGCGGAGAATAAGGAGGAAAGTTACTGTGTGCACAGGTAGGGGTTCTGGTATAGTACTGCGGGGAATTTGTATCAAGCCCTTCGTAGGTGACTTTTGACTCGTTTTGCCAGGTGGATGTTTCCTGTCATTTCGTGGCACTGTCACTAGATAACTTCGTGGTTTTTTGGTTGCGGTAGGACGGGGTACATTTAAAAGTATTGCCCTTTTTATTGAGTGGTGTTTCCAATTTTAAGGCACGGTTCTGTATCAGGGAAGGATGGCGTATCCATGATAGCTGAGGTTGTGTTACCGGTCCCCTTGGATCGGGCGTTCTACTATCTAGTAAGAGACGATACAAACGTTTCCGTCGGGGATTATGTAAGCGTACCGTTCGGCAGTAGAATGGCGGTGGGCCTGGTTATGCAGCTTCAAGAGAGTGTCGAGCTCGAGATTGAACTGAAGTACATTCAAAATAGGTTGGATCTTCCGCCTATCGGGGCAGAGTTTATAGGTTTTATCCAGTGGATGAGCAGCTATAACATAATCCCGATGGGAACAGTTCTCAAAATGGTGCTAGGTGGCATGCCATCGGCGAAGCTGCTTTCAAAGACCCGTGAAAGGTTGCAGGGTGGTGGCAGCACTGAGGAAAGGCCTTCAAACCATCAGCTTTCTGAAGAGCAAAGTACGGCATGTGCCAAAATCCTGGAGTTATCTACTGGGTTTAACATCACGGTACTGGATGGTAAAACTGGATCCGGTAAAACAGAGGTTTACTGTGCTGCGATAAGAAAGCTGCTTCTGAAAAGTCCCGGAGCACAAATTTTGATTCTTCTGCCGGAAATTGTGTTAGCTACCCAGCTGATGAAGCGGGTTTTCGAGCATTTTTCTGGGCACAATCCCGTAGAGTGGCATTCCGGGTTAACGCCCAAGAAGCGACGTGAGAATTGGCTTGCAGTCGCTTATGGAGCGGCTTCTATCATTGTAGGAGCGCGATCCGCGCTGTTTCTGCCGTATAGAGATTTAAAGATGATCATAGTGGATGAAGAGCACGAATCATCCTATAAGCAAGATTCTGGTATGGTTTATAACGCCAGGGACATGGCTATTGTTCTGGCTAAAGCAGTGAAGATTCCGGTGGTGTTGTGTACAGCAACCCCGGCACTGGAGACTATGTACAACGTAGAACAAGGAAAGTAC includes the following:
- a CDS encoding uroporphyrinogen-III synthase, giving the protein MLLLTRPVADSIKSKNVLVALGFEVFIEPMFEVVYHPTTIPKIHEYDLVIATSRHGITGLARVTEARDIPMVTVGDSSREHAIDLGFVAVDTVSGTVSDLLQYLKHEACGSRVLYVRGTHTSYALCSSAVQLDVSLEEVVLYGTDESSGLSAKCSHLLSSGGISGILFYSTRTAEIFMELAASNQQQGHLCHIKAYTISPRAKQVLRDYGWKEILVSEHPTEVSLFELLLHKAR
- a CDS encoding gamma-glutamyl-gamma-aminobutyrate hydrolase family protein (Members of this family of hydrolases with an active site Cys residue belong to MEROPS family C26.) is translated as MLSLWLSRFNIALRGGVFLSVAVFIFVLPDVHAAKKGAIVGLLSTKSSTYVGEYRTAVDVRNVLLKLGAKKVVIIDYNAITKSLGGNNIDSTSLYKHLNEFLLKNKIDRIFIPGNYYNINSAPLPPGPHRQMVTDAVVRVMKDRPNLKLLAICGGLQGVLHAQGVSIKRVQSILNSSEMAESHLSSVNHPREPGASLLRVEAVPGSALAKIVERVRDPEDATLRFYVPDMHREGVDTSVENMERLRALGYRVSAMADDGIIEGLEDARGNMLLQMHPEFLLVNASKKIGKNPEVDISIKIANDIIGYFLSDSSGE